A single region of the Microcella sp. genome encodes:
- a CDS encoding glycosyltransferase yields MPEKLTFLFMPESAYGPTNNCIGIGNELLRRGHRVVFAAEASWAGKLSALGFEEDLVDLAPPPDDAVEQDAGQFWKDYITAVSPEFRRSTREQLETVTAPIWQELIDGARYCEPQLQAIIERTKPDVIIEDNVITFPALVTAGVPFVRIVSCNPLEVRGEAIAPVFSGLPETESDEWHAFRAEYDRTHRPMWREFDTWVQEQGAAPLPDLDFIHTGDLNLYVYPEELDYVDARPLDDSWLRIDSSVRETDAEPEIPEEFLALDGPLVYFSLGSLGSADVDLMRSVIAALADQPYRVIVSKGPRHAEIELADNMWGAEFLPQTRILPLVDLVITHGGNNTTTEAMHFGKPMVLLPLFWDQYDNAQRVHEKGFGVRLSTYEFSAEELRAAIDDQLNDPARVERSRATGEAIRSRSGLRLAADRLEALGQGRRQ; encoded by the coding sequence ATGCCAGAGAAGCTGACGTTTCTGTTCATGCCGGAGAGCGCCTACGGCCCCACCAACAACTGCATCGGAATCGGCAACGAGCTGCTGCGTCGCGGGCACCGCGTGGTGTTCGCGGCCGAGGCGTCGTGGGCCGGCAAGCTGAGCGCGCTGGGCTTCGAAGAAGACCTCGTCGACCTCGCACCGCCGCCCGACGACGCCGTCGAGCAAGATGCCGGCCAGTTCTGGAAGGACTACATCACGGCGGTCAGCCCGGAGTTTCGTCGATCGACGAGAGAGCAGCTCGAGACCGTGACGGCACCCATCTGGCAAGAGCTCATCGACGGCGCTCGCTACTGCGAGCCGCAACTGCAGGCGATCATCGAGCGCACGAAGCCCGACGTCATCATCGAGGACAACGTCATCACCTTCCCGGCACTGGTCACCGCTGGCGTGCCCTTCGTGCGCATCGTGTCGTGCAATCCGCTCGAGGTTCGCGGTGAGGCGATCGCTCCGGTGTTCTCGGGCCTGCCCGAGACCGAGAGCGACGAATGGCACGCCTTCCGCGCCGAGTACGACCGCACGCATCGACCGATGTGGCGCGAGTTCGACACGTGGGTGCAAGAGCAGGGTGCGGCCCCGCTGCCCGACCTCGACTTCATCCACACGGGCGATCTCAACCTCTACGTGTATCCAGAAGAGCTCGACTACGTCGATGCCCGCCCACTCGACGACTCGTGGCTGCGCATCGACTCGTCCGTGCGCGAGACCGATGCCGAGCCCGAGATTCCTGAAGAGTTTCTCGCGCTCGACGGGCCGCTGGTGTACTTCAGTCTCGGCTCGCTGGGCAGCGCAGACGTCGACCTCATGCGCTCGGTCATCGCGGCTCTCGCCGACCAGCCGTATCGCGTGATCGTCTCGAAAGGCCCCCGCCACGCAGAGATCGAACTGGCCGACAACATGTGGGGGGCCGAGTTCTTGCCGCAGACCCGCATTCTGCCGCTCGTCGACCTCGTGATCACGCACGGCGGCAACAACACCACGACCGAGGCGATGCACTTCGGCAAGCCCATGGTGCTGCTGCCGCTGTTCTGGGATCAGTACGACAACGCGCAGCGGGTGCACGAGAAGGGCTTCGGCGTGCGGCTGTCGACCTACGAGTTCAGCGCCGAAGAGCTTCGAGCCGCCATCGACGACCAGCTCAACGACCCTGCGCGCGTCGAGCGCTCTCGAGCGACGGGCGAGGCCATCCGGTCTCGATCAGGGCTGCGGCTGGCCGCCGACCGCCTCGAAGCGCTGGGCCAGGGTCGCCGTCAGTGA
- a CDS encoding TetR/AcrR family transcriptional regulator, which yields MARPKKQDARRDELVAATQRAILKSGPDGVRLNRVAAEAGLTSGAVLYYYPDIDELVLEANRVGMERFYDERMRMIDSLPDDPVVRLRALIVSGLPRDPDDPGVRLLCELGGSAGRNSVLAALLTTLFDRQVTLYQTVLEQGAARGHFALREASQRIARNLVALEDAYGYRIVARHPSIGHSEAAELLLDYARLATGHPLTDE from the coding sequence ATGGCAAGGCCCAAGAAGCAGGATGCTCGGCGCGACGAGCTCGTCGCCGCGACGCAGCGCGCCATCTTGAAGAGCGGGCCCGACGGCGTGCGGTTGAACCGGGTGGCCGCTGAGGCCGGTCTCACCTCTGGCGCCGTGCTGTACTACTACCCCGACATCGACGAGCTCGTGCTCGAGGCCAACCGTGTCGGCATGGAGCGCTTCTACGACGAGCGCATGCGCATGATCGACTCGCTGCCCGACGACCCGGTGGTGAGGCTCCGGGCGCTCATCGTCTCGGGCCTGCCGCGTGATCCAGACGACCCGGGTGTTCGCCTGCTCTGCGAACTGGGCGGTTCTGCGGGGCGCAATTCGGTGCTCGCTGCGCTGCTGACGACGCTGTTCGACCGGCAGGTCACTCTGTACCAGACCGTGCTCGAGCAGGGAGCCGCGAGAGGCCACTTCGCGTTGCGCGAGGCTTCTCAGCGCATCGCGCGCAACCTCGTGGCCCTCGAAGATGCCTACGGCTATCGCATCGTCGCTCGTCATCCCTCGATCGGGCACAGCGAGGCGGCAGAGCTGCTGCTCGACTACGCGAGGCTCGCGACGGGTCATCCGCTCACCGACGAGTGA